The Coffea arabica cultivar ET-39 chromosome 6e, Coffea Arabica ET-39 HiFi, whole genome shotgun sequence genome contains the following window.
GATGACCATGAGATTTTTAATGTCAATTTTCACTTTCAtgagaaaaaaattcaaaggaaaaGGACAAAAAATATAACATCACATGATATAAGCTAGTGATAGATAAATGACATCATACTCAACTAGCAGAAAGGAGCAGTGGACATTACAGTATCAATGATATCTTACAATCGAGCCATTTGAAAATTAAAGATATTATATCCTAGAAATGAGGAATATATTTCTGACACACAACTATGTACATATTAGGTCTTACATACTACATCACTTACTGTTTGAGAAGCTAAACCAAGCGCTAGTTCTCGAGGTAGACCTGCAGCAACACCTCCATCAGCTAAAGCTTCTATGGCTAAATAGATATAGGCTGGTCCACTTCCACTGAACATATCCAGAAAACAGAACTCCTAGTTAGACAAATCGAAACTAAATCTTTTTCCAATAAACTAAACAGTGCAAGGGCATGCATCTTTATGAGCACTATAGAGGCAGGAACTATTAACCCCTTTGCTGACACTAGAGCCTTAATATAAGCATTCAAATTATTCTTAGGACCACATCTAAAAATACAAACACAATGTTAGGACCAAGAGAAAAGCAACATACCTAAGGCCAGTTATAGCATCAAAAAGCTTCTCATTAGCTCTCCACACCTTACCAATCGCTCCAAATAATCTAGATACCAACTCTCCATCCTCCTCTGTGGCTGTTGCACCCAGGCTGATAACTATATAAAGAGAAATAAGttcaaaataaatgattttgatCGCTGTATCTGATAAAGATGCTTATCATAAAGGAATATCTGTTTCAAGAGGAAGCTGAATGCTAAAGctaatgagagagagagagagagagggggggtaAAAGCAAAATCGTGATGATATGCACCTCAAACTGCAAAACTACTATTCAAAGTAATTAAGAAAGTTCAAAGGAATGAAATGCAATATAGGCTACAGAAGACAATGCTATACCAGATGCTGCCTGACCAATGGCAGCTGGAGTGTTTGGCATTACTCTTATAAACCGGGTATGGCCAGCCCATTCCTGTTCAAGTTATTCAACATATTCAGAATTGAGAAAACACATTCACAGTAACAGTGACATGATTAGTAGACTCTCCCAGGTAGTAACAAAAAAAACTACAAGAGCAAAAGAAACATGATTTCAACATCTGAAATTTCTCTATAGAAATACTTCATAATgttgaaaaaaaacaaattatttcttttttggaataTAAGCAAAGGAAAAGAGATAACTCATACAATCTGTAATTTCAATAGTTTGAAAGTAAAATCACCTAGCAAGGAACCTCACCAAGTTAAACACATACATATCAGTTCAATTTATCAGCAAAGAAAGATATTGTTGCCCGTTTATGTTCTTTCCTCAACCAAATACTATGCTTGTTCCTAAGTGAATATAGAATAACTGAAGCAGCCCATGATCACCAAATTTAAGGAAAACCTTTGAAGTTCTCAACAAACAAGATTTTCAATCAATTAATGTAGGGATTTCTCCAACCACCATTAACATTGTTAAAGCAAACTGTATGATTATAAATTTACACATCCATAAATCTACTTCAGACAACCCCGAATTAAGTAGAGAACAGCCACTTTTGCTACAAACAACATGTATTTTTCCCTTATGTTTATAAAAtgtttccaaaatttctcaaaaaggtCATTGATCAAGATCCTCTTAACATGCTCGAAAGCTCACAGAGATTGGATATCCTATGTTCCAAATGTACCAGTAGTCATAAAGTTTGTATTAATCCTGGTAATGTAGGCCACTAGCAAATTAAAAACTAAATATTGTCCTGTGTTTTCCTTGCTAATTTTTCAGATAAGTCGTCTGCTATTCTTGCTTTGATTAATTATTCTGTGACATTATCTTTATAGAACAATCACTTGTAAACATGAAGTCAAAGAAACAGAAGGACATGAAATGAACACATATACAGAAAGTCACCCAAAGAATCACAGAAGCATAAACTGCTGCACTATAAGACCATACCAACAAACAACTGAATAGTTAAAGTTTGATCAAGTGCACCAattacttttaatttttcttttcctgtcTCCTGTAGCAGTGAACAAATATTTTGGACCACTAGAAATTGAAATCTAGGGACTTGATagatttatttaaatttgtTAGAAGCCTTAATAAGGGAGAAGAAGGCTTCTACGAGACAAACCTGAAGATCCTTCAACTTAACTCCTGCAACTACTGAAACCAAAAGCTGCTTCTCAGAAAGAAGTGGCTTTAACTCCAGTGCCACATCCTTAACTGCAATTTGTAGATAGTCAAATTGTTAACTTCACTTACTTCAAATATACGTATGCCAAAACAATTTAAAAACAACATAACAAAAATGTTTACTCATCCTGCCTGAATAAAGAACTTGGACAAGCAACTTTGGATGTTCAGTTATCAATTGTGAACAGTGACATTTGACTAATGCAAAACATTAAATAAGTGCTATGCTGGAATCCCGCAAAACTTCCTAATATTCCTGGAAAGATGGAGAATTAAAAAATGTTCAAGAACCAGACATCATTCTGAAATGCTAAAATGATTGCCAAGTTGTGCTTATAGTTAGTTTAGATTAGAAACCAGCAGCTTAACTAACttggaagaagaaaataatagCCCTTTGTCAACAAATCATCAAACAATATCATGAATTAAAGACGAAAATTAATCCAAAGAATGTATTTGCTTTAAAATCAAGTAGCAGCTTGCGAGGAGCTCTGGAAAAAAAACCCAAGAACATAGCTCAGATTGGAAAAGGCAAACTGGAACCGGAAAAGGTAAACTGGAACTGGAATTACCAATTTGAGGTTTCACAGAAAGTACGACCACATCACAGTCATGAATTACCTGCTCTTAGTAAACATGAAAACGTAAGAAACATCAGAAATAGTCCAAGAATGTATCGCTAATCCAATGAAACATCACACAAGGTTCTATTAAATTCTatagttcaaaattttgacaTGACAGAGTccaaaaaagataaataaataaataaacaaatataaaaaatcgaccagggaaatttttttttttttttcaaaaaggaagaaaggttCTTCATTTCTTGTAATAACTCTAccttaaaaaggaaaatttcactCAGCAAATGGGCTAGAAAGGTTCAGATTGAATAACACAAAAATTGATCTTTCCGCTTCCCTTGAATCTCAACCAGCAATTAGAATcactcaaaataaagaaaaagaaaattgacgAAATTTTTACACACAGAATCCAAAGAataatttattaaagaaaacGGGAAAAATGGGACTAAATAGTCGATCAGCTTTCCGACGAGAACGTGAAGAACCTGATGATTGTGCTCGAAAACGGTGACCCCAAATGATTCGAAAGCTGAGCTGCGCTGGGGGCGGTGATGAGCAGTTCGGATCCTGGAAGCGGGTAAAACACCCGACTTGACAACACCGCGTGCTATGCTCTCCGCCATTTTGCCGGCACCGATGAAGCCGAGATTGTAGGTGTCGAGGGGAATCGGAGCCACGTTGTTGGACGCCATTTCTGTTTTCTGTGCAGAATAGGGATCGGAACTATATATCGCATCAAGGCACAAGGAATTAAACTAccctcaaaatacaaaagttggTTTTAAGTTAGTTTCTCGTGTccttccaaaaaataaaaataaaaaaattttagtttctCGTGAGCACCTGTCAGGATATTCCATGAGTCCCACAGATTAAGAAAGATAGAttagttaaattttattttaaaaaaagtaatgACTCTGTTTGGATTAACTATTTTTAGAACCATTTATTTCAACAGCAATAATAAGGTTATATTACATCATTCAAGATATATATTAAAGTAATTATGGGTAAAAATGTTGACTGTATTCAATAAGGTAGGTTATATTTAGTGATAATgaaatatattaaataaaaatattttaaaaattaaaatttaattaaaaggTGGATTATAATTTGAGATggatgaaagaaaaaagaagattaTCAAAATAGGACGGAAGGTGTATCAAATAATAAATCTAATTCTAAAACTACTAagattttaataaatttgatttaACTATTCCAATAGCAATGGTAGGTATAGGGTAGGGAATTGCGGACGAGAAACTACGCTAGTCGATCCCGCAATTTAGCTCGCCTGCTTAGGTTGTTATCTTACATCGAGGGTTGGGGGGGTTTTGGGGTAGTTTATAAGTCTCCTCAGGAACcacaagagttgccggcttttgtggTTTCCTGTGGACCTAGGTTTGTAAAATACCGTAAAAGTCATTTCTGGCTTTGGAAAAAAGACAACAGCCTCTACCGGATTGAGTGAGGTCTCTTTAGGTCTTAGTAGCAGCTCGCCTGCTTAGGTTGTTATCCCACATCAAGGGTTGGGGGAGTTTTGGGGTAGTTTATAAGTTTCCTCAGGAATcacaagagttgccggcttttgtggTTTCCTGTGGACCTAGGTTTGTAAAATACCGTAAAAGTCATTTCTAGCTTTGGAAAAAAGACAACAGCCTCTACCGGGTTGAGTGAGGTCTCTTTAGGTCTTAGCAGCAGCTCAGCTGCTTAGGTTGTTATCCCACATCGAGGGTTGGGGGGGTTTTGGGGTAGTTTATAAGTCTCCTCGGCTTTTGTGATTTCCTGTGGACCTAGGTTTGTAAAATATCGTAAAAGTCATTTCTAGCTTTGGAAAAAAGACAACAGCCTCTACCGGGTTGAGTGAGGTCTCTTTAGGTCTTAGCAGCAGCTCAACTGCTTAGGTTGTTATCCCACATCGAGGGTTGGGGGGGTTTTGGGGTAGTTTATAAGTCTCCTCAGGAACCACAAGAGTTACCGGCTTTTGTGATTTCCTGTGGACCTAGGTTTGTAAAATACCGTAAAAGTCATTTCTggcttgggaaaaaaaaaaaaaaaggatcccGCAATTTAGCTACCAATCAATAACAACGAGGAAGGTCCACTTTAGGAGGAAACTAGAAGAGGTAGAATGGGCCATGTTATTAGCAAGAGTTGTCTGTTAGAGTCCAATAAAAAAAGTGCTCCATCCCTTTCTTTCCCTGGCCTTCTGGCAACCAATTTAGGCAAATGGGTTAGCCCTCACGGTAGGGGCCTCTTTTTATTAGGATCTAAAGTAACCAAGTGAAGCTTATGAACAGGATTATCATTATCGTTATGCTCAAGCATCAacctttcccctttttttttttctcttttttggcaACTTCAATTATATGGAGTACCATATTCAATCTACTGTTAAGTCTTAACCTGGAGCTGGAGGCTGTCTACTTTGTTTGTGATTAGAATTTAGAATGCACTGGTCATGGCCACTGATAATTCTTAGATATGTATCTGATGGATAAACTTTGTAATCCGAATTATTGGGAATAAATGGAAAAGTAGAAGTAGAATTAGAATACAAAGCAAATCCTGAGAAGAATGGTGACCTGATCAACATGTAACCTGTATATGTATGCATCTAGTGTGTGTACTATAGAGCAGTGGCGGATTTAAGGTGGGGGCACTGGGGGCATGGGCTCTCACTGCCTCTCTTAAATTTCGATAGTATCCATAGAATTTTGATATAATCTCGAGTGTGTCTCTGGAATTTTTTTATGAAGGAAGTAAAAGAATTACGTGATTCTTTAAGTTGGTTCATgaattaatattctaaaaaaataTGTGAACCATAAAATTCCATTTGAAGCAAGCTAAAAGAAAGGCTTTTATTTTAACTTGTTAgtgaatattttttttgcttaaaaaactagaaaaaaagtagataaaaaattttagtgttactTTTATGCTACTGAgaattttttctggctccgccactg
Protein-coding sequences here:
- the LOC140009562 gene encoding pyrroline-5-carboxylate reductase-like, whose translation is MASNNVAPIPLDTYNLGFIGAGKMAESIARGVVKSGVLPASRIRTAHHRPQRSSAFESFGVTVFEHNHQVIHDCDVVVLSVKPQIVKDVALELKPLLSEKQLLVSVVAGVKLKDLQEWAGHTRFIRVMPNTPAAIGQAASVISLGATATEEDGELVSRLFGAIGKVWRANEKLFDAITGLSGSGPAYIYLAIEALADGGVAAGLPRELALGLASQTVLGAASMAINGGKHPAQLKDDVASPGGTTIAGIHELEKAGFRGILMNAVVAAAKRGKELSPN